GCTTGATTTTCTACAGGATAAGGGGAACAGATCGGTGCTGGGGGAAGAGCTGAGTTGCAGACAACTCACAAAGGCCACTGTGACTAGTATTCCTTTCTGGCAAACATTTACTTTCTCCAAAGCCATAGGGTTGACTCTGCCATCGTTTCCTAACGTAGGCAGTCTGAAACCGAGGAGGAAGGGGTTCAGTTGACTGGCAAGTATGGATAATACATTAGAAAACCAAAGCTCCAAAATGAGTTAGAAATGCATTCGAGCAGGGATAAGAAGACATTAAATAAGGAAGGCCAGAGGCGCAGGAAGCCCAAGTTAAGGTAGAAGATGAATTGTGAACTAAAAGTTTGAGGGGCAGAGAAGCAGATTCATTTGGCCAGAAGTAAGTATTGGTATAGAGTGATGACAAGATAGCAGTTACTTTCTTAGAATTTGAGCTGGCAGTTCCCAAGGCTGACTAGGAAGCCACACACTTAGACTAACAGGGCCACACCATCTTCCATTGCCCAGCCAGGAGCCTGGCTGGCAGACCTTAGGTGTTTCATGACATTGGAGCAATAGCGTGACTTCTGACAAATACCTAGGTGGTGGTTACGGGAAGGTATAGCTTGTTCACTCAGGAAACCAGCTTTTTATTACAAAGGGCTTACGATGATTTTATTGGCTGCCAGAGGAACATAGTAAATAACTCCCAAGTGTCTTGTTGGAAATTATCATGTGGAAATTATCACTTCTTTGGTGCAATAATGCCTTCCAGTTGggcctgaaaaacaaaaacaaactccatTAATACTTGAAACTTGCAGCCTGATACAAATAGCTAAGAGGTGATAAAAGTCTGGGAAGAATAATCCAAATGCTATCACTCCAAGCGTTCTTTTTCCCCTTGATCCCCAAATCCATATTTTCTAGATTAGCTAGTTTCTGGCTTGGCATACAGTCTTAGTACATGAGGAGATGCCAGAGCTGTCCTGGTTTCCACACAATAATGGCTCCGGGTATGATATAAAGCATTGACAAGGATATTGAATGCATTGTTGTAAGGGCTTTTCATGGCTCAGATTTCAGGCCAGAATATGTCTGCTAAGTTAAATATTTGGCtctctggccgggcacagtggctcatgcctgtaatcccagcaccttgggaggctgaggcgggcagatcacgaagtcaggagattgagaccatcctggctaacatggtgaaaccccatctctactaaaaatacaaaacttagccgggcgtggtggcaggcatctgtagtcccagctactccagaggctgaggcaggagaatagcatgaacccgagaggaggggcttgcagtgagccgagatcacaccactgcactccagcctgggtgagagtaagactccatctcaaaaaaaaaaaaaaaaaattggctctcTTGTTTAAGATCCTGGGAGTTCTGCTGGGACCAGAGGTTTGAGAAACAGCAAATTTTCAGCCACTGAGACAACTTGACACCTAATTAGAGAAATGCTGCCAGTGAATACAGAGCTGtccctttttttggggggggtgcaGGTGGggaacggagttttgctcttgtcacccaggctggagcatgatggcatgatctcggttcactacaacctctgcctcccgggttcaagtgattctcctgcctcagcctcctgagtagctgggattataggcgcacatcaccacacacagctacttttcgtatttttagtagaaatggggtttcaccacgttggccaggctggtctcaaactcctgacctcaggtgatccacccaccttggcctcctgaagtgctgggattacacgtgtgagccaccacaccccgccagAGCTGTCCCTCTTTATGTAAAGCTTAAGACACTTGGGAGTTATTTACTATGTTCCTCTGGCAGCCAATAAAATAATACTGGACAGATATGTAGGTAGGTCTAGCCTGGGGACAGCAAAGCTGCTTTATTTGCAATTGCAGTTTTGAGCCAATAAAAACAGCTCACTTTCTGTGttacacgcctgtaattccagcactctgggaggccaaggtaggcggatcacgtgagatcaggagttcatgaccagcctggccaacatggtgaaaccctatctctattcaaaatacagaaatttgctgggcgtgctggcacatgtctgtaatcccaactacttgggaggctgaggtaggagaatgcttgaacatgggaggtagaggttgcagtgagccgagattgcactccagcctgggcaacaagagcgaagctctgtctcaaaaaaaaaaaaaaaaaaaaaaaaaggctggacacggctcatacctgtaatcccagcactttgggaggctgaggcaggtggatcacctgaggtcaggtgttcgagaccagcctggccaacatggtgaaaccgcatctctactaaaaatacaaaaaattagccagggatggtggtgggcacctgtaatcccagctactcgggaggctgaggcaggaaattgcttcaactcgggaggcagaggttgcaatgagttgagatcatgccattgcactccagcctgggcaacaagagcaaaactctgtctcaaaaaaaaaaaagtaaaatgcccACTTCTAAAGAATCTTTCACCCTGGAGATTACAAGATTGCttttaaatgttagaaatatGGTAAGgtatttggtttgctcttgttgctaaTCCAGGAAGAATTGGGGAACTCAGGCTTGTGAAAAAGGAATATGGCAGTTAAGGAAAGCAGCCTCAGAGGCTGCTAAGGAAACAGATTCATCTATGGCTGTGAaagtttcttgcttttctttttgtttaacttttcagcAACAAGAAAAGTTCCAGTAGTGGTTAATAGAAAGCCTTCTTTATTGCAAATGGCCAGTCCTGCTGGTGTGTAGACCTAACAAGCCTGCCAATGTCAAGACCATAAGGTTTCTATCTGAGTCTAGGGAGGAGAGGGAGATCCATCCAGGGTCCTTTGGCCAGGGCCATGGGAGAAAGCCACTAAATGTCAGTAGGCCATCTCTCCAGAACAGTGATGCTCAAACTTTTGCaaacattagaatcacctgagacCTTGTTAAAGCACATTGCTGAACCCCAACCCCAAATTTTCTGATTCGGTAGATCTGGGGTGGGTCCAGTAATTTGTCTTGCTTCATTTGCCAGgtgaggatgatgctggtctgGGGCCTACCTTTTGAGAACCTTTGGACCAAACAGCTGGGAGGTGCAGTGCCGGTAGCATGGCCTCCTGCCCAGCTGTGTCCGGCAGCCCCCTCCCTCCCATGACCTCAGCTGGATAAAAGACCACTGCTGGCACTGGGCTTCGAGGAAGGGCACCTATGCCTGGGTTCCTCGACCACATTCCTGGGGAAAGTTTCTGATTTGAAATGGAAATTTCAATCTCAAAGAGCCCTGCTGCCCACTGCTTCTGACTTCTTCCCTGGTTATGCCCTGAAACAGTGCCTCAGAGGAGACAGCCACGGGACAGCACTACCACGCAAGCCAGCTGGAGCCCTGCTCTCCCCCAACATACCAGCTTCCAGGGGaacggagtttcactttttgccatatccaCCTCTTCCTTGAGGATGGGCAACTTTTTTCCAGGGGGAAGAATCCTCCACTGGAGAGCCAGGCTGAGGCGCCTCAGAGATTTGGAGTTGAGCGTAGAGACCCCCTCTGGagccctccccttctcccaccaCCAAAGTCAGATTCCTTTATTCTTTGGCAGTGCATGTGGACAAACATTTAAAAGCCATGGAAAAGGAACCGAATGCCTGGCCCGTGGGGCTAGGTCTCAGGGCAGTGGGCACCTCCACCCCAGCCTGCGCGTTGATTACCTTCAGCTGCTGATTCGTCCGCTTTAGGAACTGAATCTCCTCATTGTGCTTCTTCTCCTCCACCTGCCGCCTCTCGCTCTCCCGCTTCTCGGTGGCTTCACATTTTGCCTTCTGCTCATTCACTTGCCTCTCCAGGTCTCTCTTTTCCGTCTCCAATTCTGCAATCTGAGGAGAGAATGACCAGTCATCCTGGGATGTTGCCAGGTGAATGGAATGGTGTGAGCCTGGGTGGAAGGGACATGGGACATAAGACATTGCCAGGGTATATACTGCCACCCAGTGGGAGgtcagtgcctggcatggagcGTCCACAGCGGGGACAACTCTGCCAAGACCACCAGGCTGGCCATCATACTCAACCAGGGGTCCCTCACTGAGGTGATGCAAGTCCAAGTGTCGTGACTGTCAGGAGAGCACCTTAGGAGGCCAGAATGTAGTGCTGGAAGGACAAGCACGTAGCCCTGAGGTTTACAGAAGAGACGGGGCCAAGGGTCACGGTAAACCCCACTCACTTTCCTCTCCATGTCTGACTTCCCCTGCTCAGCCTGCAGTGCCTTCCTCATGCCAAACGCCACGCTGCTCTCGTACAGGGTCTGGTAGGCAGCGATGGTCATGCGGATCTCGTCCCGGActcgcagcagcagcagccccctCTCCGCACAGTTGATGGTGACCTCCCGGATCAACTCATCTTCCAATGCACACACACCATGAGATCAGACAGGGCGTGGGGAGGGGGCTTGCACTATGTCTACTGCAAACACCCTTCCTCTTGGGAAGGACATTAGGGTGTTCTCGCTTGGAGACAAAGTACAAAGCCTCAGAGAAGGGCCTCAGGGAGGCTGCCTTCAGTGGCCCAAAGAGCCTTGCCATGCAGTGACTCCTCTGAACTTGGCACTTGTGAGTAGCACAGAGTCAGCAAACCTGGGTCGTCCAGGGCAAAGGAAACAAGAGGCTCTGGTTTGTTTACAACACTGGGTCCCCTCCCTTCTGGCCTTTGGTAAAAACTGGTTACTATTCGAAAAAACCTGACTTTTTCTGTTTAAAGATGGCAGCTGTTTTAAAGCAGCTGGGACATCCTGCGTGCCCCCTTGGCTGCATTGGTTTGAGGCTGGAAACGCAACGTCTAGAGCTTGCACGCCTATCTCCCCATAAATGCTGACCTGGAGGGCGAAGCGTAACAACACACGGATGGGGAAGCCTGCTAAACCCTGCAGCTGCCTGAGAGTTTGAAGGTGGTTTGCAGATCGGCATCCATAAGAGCCAGTGAGACTGGGCTGGGGGACAGCCATTTGACACCAGCACTCAAGGAAGTGCATCTTAAATCTCTCGTGTCTGTCGGTTAACAACAAATCACAATATTTTTCTGGACCAAGGGCCAAATattcatggatggatggatgtaaaTACTGAACATTAATCTTTCTGACTAAAAAATTAGCACATGCTTATTATAGAAATCTTTGGAAAAACAGATAGAAGTTCTCATTTTACTCCAAACATCTGCTAAGGGCTGAGGAACTCAAGTTGCCAAGAATACAGTGGCTGGCAGCTGGAGGACTTGTAGAAGAGGTGGGGCTggtgtagggaaaagaaagagagatcagactgttactgtgtctatgtagaaaagaaaaacataagaaactccattttgacctGTACCCTGAACAATTGCTTTGccctgagatgctgttaatctgtaactttgcCCCAACCTTGAgctcacagaaacatgtgttgtatggaatcaaggtttaagggatgcAGGGCTGTGTAGGATATGCCTTGTTAATGAAATGTTtacaggcagtatgcttggtaaaagtcatcgccattctccatTCTCGATAAATCAGGGGCAGAATGCGCTGCGGAAAGCTATGCAGGGAGGTCCAGggcagggacctctgccctggAAAGCCGGAtgttgtccaaggtttctccccatgtgatagcctGAAATACGGCCTCATGGGATGGGAAAGACCTGACTGTCCCTCAACccgacacccgtgaagggtctgtgctgaggaggattagtaaaagaggaaggcctcttgcCGTTGAGATAAGACAAaagcctctgtctcctgcctgcccctgggacCTGAatgtctcggtgtaaaacccgattgtacatttgttctattctgagataggagaaaaatcGCCCTGTGGTGGGAGGCAAGACATGTTGGCCGCAACACTGATCTGTTACTCTTTAGATGTTTGGGTGGAGAGaagcataaatctggcctacatgcacatccaggcatagtaccttcccttgaacttatttgtgacacagattcctttgctcacatgttttcttgctggtcttctccccactatcaccctgttctcctgccgcattcctcttgctgagatagtgaaaatagTAATCAGTAAATACTGAGgaaactcagagaccggtgccggtgcgggtcctctgtatgctgagcactggtcccctgggcccacttttctttctctatactttgtctcagtgtcttatttcttttctcagtctcttgtcCTGCCTGACGAGagatacccacaggtgtggaggggctgacCCCCTTCAactgggaagggaaagagggcAGTTAGCTGTTGCTGGGTGGGTCAGGCAGGGGGAGAAAAGGGGATTCCAGTATGAGATGGGCTCCAGCTCTAGGGTGCTCAGGCCTGGATCTGTGCTGAAGGTGAAGGGAAGGGAGCAGTAGGGTGTGTAGTGTCCACCCCTCACCTGGCTCACTCACCAAAACACTGTGAGTAGAGTTCCCTGCGGACAGGGCAGATGCCTGTTTCCCTGGCCTGCCGCTGCTGCAGCTTTAAGTCTAACTGCTCCTGGAGGTGCACCACGTCCATTCTGGTGCTGGGGGTGCTGGACACCTGCTGGATCCATAGCTGCGTGTCTTCCACCCACTCCCTGTGGCAGACACAGCAAGACTGAGCAAAACCCATTGACTCGAGGGTCCCCAGCACATGAGCAGAGAGGGCCCTTTGAGCCCTCTGCCTAAGCAGCAGTGAGGGGCAGCTTTGCCACCAACCCAGAATCCTCCATCCCTTGGGATGTGAGGTTCCAAAGCCACACCCGATATGCTGCCTCCATAGGGACCTCGGGAATGGGTAGGTGGCGGACAATTTCCACCACAGCAACGGGCCTCTGTGAAATAATTCCCCACCATTTCAGATCTTACCCTCCTAACATGTTGAAGACCGATTTATGGTTGTTGCTTGATCTGAACATTAGGAACTACCCACCAACTTATGGGGTGGGAAACACAGGACATCATGAACCTTGTGTAAGTGAGAAAGAGGCAGATGTGTGTATCAGGGGTAGGGAGGTTCGTGAAGGTGTGTGCCTGTGTAGGCCCCCACAATGAACCTTGTGGCAGAGATGGCCAGGTTGTGGAATCACATGGAGGAAGTTTGAAGGCAAAACTGCCATGGGGGAGAGGATTTCTGCATCATTGGTGGGAGGGAATCAACTGAAAAGTTATCCCCATCCTTTGACCTCCACCTCAGAGGTGATGACAGTCTCTCTTTCACTGTGTTCCCTTTTCCTCATAGCCTTACAAACTGTGCTGTCaacttattac
The genomic region above belongs to Piliocolobus tephrosceles isolate RC106 chromosome 1, ASM277652v3, whole genome shotgun sequence and contains:
- the DNALI1 gene encoding axonemal dynein light intermediate polypeptide 1, which produces MVTANKAHTGRGSCWAATLAAAMIPPADSLLKYDTPVLVSRNTEKRSPKARLLKVSPQQPGPSGSAPQLPKTKLPSVPCVPDPTKQAEEILNAILPPREWVEDTQLWIQQVSSTPSTRMDVVHLQEQLDLKLQQRQARETGICPVRRELYSQCFDELIREVTINCAERGLLLLRVRDEIRMTIAAYQTLYESSVAFGMRKALQAEQGKSDMERKIAELETEKRDLERQVNEQKAKCEATEKRESERRQVEEKKHNEEIQFLKRTNQQLKAQLEGIIAPKK